One genomic segment of Pseudomonadota bacterium includes these proteins:
- the dld gene encoding D-lactate dehydrogenase, with protein MSDEMNAEFIAGLVSIVGRAQVLTGAKQTQSYRTGFRCGEGQALAVVRPRSLVEQWRILKACVTANKVVLMQAANTGLTGGSTPSDRNDYRDVVIVNTMHITKLFVIREGQQAICLPGTTLYQLEDALKPFRREPHSVIGSSCIGASVIGGICNNSGGALVRRGPAYTQMALFARLHEDGRLELVNHLGVTLGQDPEQILDRLEQGKFGEADVEDDPSRWGSDRDYARRVREVDSDHPARFNADSRRLYEASGCAGKMMVFAVRVDTFPTDDETRVFYIGTSDPAELTALRRHILSRFDNLPLAGEYLHRQMFDIAELYGKDAFLSIQHFGTKRLPAFFELKRKFDALVSRLGLRIRAPSDRLLQLLSRLFPGHLPARLNDFRDRFEHHLILKMAGPGIAEAASHLNSIFPSATGSFFECTAAEANKALLHRFVAAGAAIRYRAIHAKEVEDIVALDVALKQNDRDWFEVLPEDVRAQLHVALYYGHFFCHVFHQDYIVRKGVDTTALEHRLWKLLDARGAEYPAEHNVGHLYVAKPALAEFYRGLDPCNCFNPGIGHTPASPHWKSGV; from the coding sequence ATGTCAGATGAGATGAACGCAGAATTTATCGCCGGCCTCGTATCGATCGTCGGACGTGCCCAGGTATTGACGGGCGCCAAGCAGACGCAGAGTTATCGCACGGGCTTTCGCTGTGGTGAAGGGCAGGCGCTTGCGGTAGTCCGGCCGCGCTCACTCGTCGAGCAGTGGCGGATTCTCAAAGCCTGCGTGACCGCGAACAAAGTCGTTCTCATGCAAGCTGCCAATACGGGGCTGACTGGCGGATCGACGCCTTCGGATCGCAATGACTATCGCGACGTGGTGATCGTCAACACGATGCACATCACCAAGTTGTTTGTGATTCGTGAGGGTCAGCAGGCTATTTGCCTGCCGGGCACCACGCTCTATCAGCTGGAAGACGCACTCAAGCCGTTTCGCAGGGAGCCACATTCCGTCATCGGCTCATCCTGCATCGGCGCATCGGTGATCGGCGGTATCTGCAACAACTCCGGCGGCGCACTGGTCCGGCGCGGGCCTGCGTATACGCAGATGGCGTTATTCGCGCGGCTGCATGAAGACGGCCGACTGGAGCTCGTCAATCATCTCGGTGTGACTCTGGGTCAGGATCCCGAGCAGATACTCGACCGCCTGGAGCAGGGAAAATTCGGCGAAGCCGACGTCGAAGACGATCCGTCCCGATGGGGCTCGGACCGCGACTACGCCCGGCGCGTGCGGGAGGTGGATTCCGATCACCCGGCGCGTTTCAACGCGGACAGCCGGCGTCTGTACGAAGCCTCGGGCTGCGCGGGCAAGATGATGGTCTTTGCCGTGCGGGTGGATACGTTTCCGACGGACGATGAGACTCGGGTTTTCTACATCGGCACATCCGATCCGGCGGAGCTGACTGCACTGCGCCGGCACATCCTCTCTCGCTTCGACAACCTTCCGCTGGCCGGCGAGTACCTCCACCGGCAGATGTTCGACATCGCGGAGCTCTACGGCAAAGACGCGTTCCTCAGCATTCAACACTTCGGCACGAAGCGGCTGCCGGCTTTCTTTGAACTCAAGCGCAAGTTCGACGCGCTGGTCTCACGCCTCGGGTTGCGCATCCGCGCGCCCAGCGACCGGTTGCTTCAGCTGCTGAGCCGTCTGTTTCCAGGCCACCTGCCGGCACGGCTGAATGATTTCCGCGACCGGTTCGAGCATCACCTGATCCTGAAGATGGCGGGCCCCGGCATTGCGGAAGCGGCCAGCCATCTCAACTCCATTTTTCCGTCCGCAACCGGAAGTTTCTTCGAGTGCACGGCAGCGGAGGCTAACAAGGCGCTGTTGCATCGCTTCGTCGCCGCGGGTGCTGCCATTCGCTACAGAGCGATTCACGCGAAGGAGGTCGAGGACATCGTGGCGCTCGACGTCGCGCTCAAACAGAACGATCGAGACTGGTTCGAAGTGCTGCCAGAAGACGTCCGCGCGCAGCTACACGTGGCGCTCTACTACGGACATTTCTTCTGCCATGTCTTTCACCAGGACTACATCGTGCGCAAGGGCGTGGACACGACGGCTCTCGAGCACCGGCTGTGGAAATTGCTCGACGCGCGCGGGGCAGAGTATCCCGCCGAACACAATGTCGGTCATTTGTACGTCGCCAAGCCGGCTCTGGCGGAGTTTTACCGCGGCCTGGATCCGTGCAACTGCTTCAATCCGGGCATCGGTCACACGCCCGCGAGTCCTCACTGGAAAAGCGGCGTCTAG
- a CDS encoding SDR family oxidoreductase — protein sequence MGERLAEKTCFVTAAGQGIGRAIVAAFLAEGASVIATDLNEAGLQSMPPHVRLRFATLDAADCAAAADAAILFRDVDVLVNCAGYVATGTVLDDGYAALEKSLRINVLSMAATIAAFLPPMVERKRGAIVNIASVVSSVMAAPNRFAYATSKAAVIGLTMAVARDFIRDGVRCNAISPGTTDTPSLRGRAEAGSDAHAALRALVERQPMGRLGRPEEIAAVAVMLASDEAGFLTGANVIIDGGMSL from the coding sequence ATGGGCGAGCGGCTGGCGGAGAAGACGTGTTTCGTGACGGCGGCCGGGCAGGGCATCGGCCGCGCCATCGTTGCCGCGTTCCTCGCGGAAGGCGCAAGTGTCATCGCGACCGATCTGAATGAGGCGGGGCTGCAATCGATGCCGCCACACGTGCGGCTACGGTTCGCGACCCTGGATGCCGCGGATTGCGCCGCCGCGGCCGACGCGGCAATCCTTTTTCGCGACGTCGACGTGCTGGTGAACTGCGCCGGCTACGTGGCAACGGGAACCGTTCTCGACGACGGTTACGCGGCGCTCGAGAAAAGCCTCAGGATCAATGTACTTTCGATGGCTGCGACCATCGCGGCATTCCTGCCGCCGATGGTCGAACGCAAGCGCGGAGCCATCGTGAACATCGCTTCCGTGGTCTCTTCAGTGATGGCCGCCCCGAACCGGTTTGCGTATGCGACGAGCAAGGCCGCGGTGATCGGCCTCACGATGGCGGTGGCGCGCGACTTCATCCGCGACGGCGTGCGTTGCAATGCCATCAGCCCGGGGACCACCGATACACCTTCTCTACGTGGCCGCGCTGAAGCGGGCAGCGACGCACACGCGGCGCTGCGGGCGCTCGTCGAGAGGCAGCCGATGGGCAGGTTAGGCAGGCCCGAAGAAATTGCCGCGGTTGCCGTGATGCTCGCATCCGATGAGGCAGGTTTCCTGACCGGCGCAAACGTGATCATCGACGGCGGAATGAGCCTCTGA
- a CDS encoding aldose 1-epimerase family protein produces the protein MTRVYSATAPALSELRRKTDLRGIGEVRLVALEDGPARGQRLLFCRNAAGLECEIAVDRGFDISALRWRGINLGWNGPVGSAPAREFDSEEGLGRLRSFDGFLVTCGLDHYGIPAVGSAQNFIYPERTRAHWPLHGRISGIGATLRGYGIDTERAIPCLWCEAEVRQAALFGEVLTLRRRIEIPLFEPRLDLNDRVTNVGFRPTRHGILYHCNVGYPLLDEESELIGDFESQLRADFVSSPPVAADDVSERVDSHPVEGDANGLARAGVRNPRLEGGLALEIAYSAATLPALGLWRAWQSGIYALGIEPHSSLPAHDQEPHGAHFLQAGETRDYRLLLSVARSV, from the coding sequence ATGACGCGCGTTTATTCCGCGACGGCACCCGCGCTGAGCGAGCTGCGACGCAAGACGGATCTTCGCGGGATCGGAGAAGTTCGCCTCGTTGCGCTCGAGGATGGCCCGGCGCGCGGCCAGCGGCTGCTTTTTTGCCGCAACGCCGCCGGCCTGGAATGCGAGATTGCGGTGGACCGCGGCTTCGATATTTCCGCCTTGCGATGGCGCGGAATCAATCTCGGCTGGAATGGCCCGGTAGGGTCCGCACCGGCGCGCGAATTCGATTCAGAGGAAGGTCTCGGCCGGCTACGCAGCTTCGACGGATTCCTCGTCACCTGCGGCCTGGACCACTACGGAATTCCCGCCGTCGGCTCGGCGCAGAATTTCATCTATCCCGAGCGCACGCGCGCGCACTGGCCGTTGCATGGGCGCATTTCCGGAATCGGCGCGACGCTGCGCGGCTATGGAATCGATACGGAGAGGGCCATACCCTGTTTGTGGTGCGAGGCGGAAGTGCGGCAGGCCGCGCTTTTCGGCGAAGTACTGACGCTCAGACGCCGCATCGAGATTCCGCTATTCGAGCCGCGGCTCGACCTGAACGACCGCGTGACGAACGTCGGTTTCCGTCCAACACGCCACGGCATTCTTTATCACTGCAACGTGGGCTATCCGCTGCTCGACGAGGAATCCGAATTGATTGGCGACTTCGAGTCGCAGCTGCGCGCCGATTTTGTTTCGTCGCCGCCCGTTGCCGCGGACGATGTCAGCGAGCGCGTCGACTCGCATCCAGTCGAGGGCGATGCCAACGGCCTGGCGCGAGCCGGAGTGCGCAACCCCAGGCTGGAGGGTGGACTGGCACTCGAGATTGCATATTCCGCCGCGACGCTGCCTGCGCTGGGCCTGTGGCGTGCATGGCAGTCCGGGATCTATGCCCTGGGCATCGAGCCCCACAGTTCGCTTCCGGCCCACGACCAGGAACCGCACGGCGCGCACTTCCTGCAAGCCGGCGAAACGCGCGACTACCGGCTGCTGTTGAGCGTCGCACGATCGGTCTGA
- a CDS encoding IlvD/Edd family dehydratase: MSTVRKLRSRAWFDDPTNPDMTALYLERYMNYGLSLEELQSGMPIIGIAQTGSDLSPCNRHHLVLAERLRDGIRAAGGIPLQFPVHPIQETGKRPTAALDRNLAYLGLVEVLFGYPLDGVVLTIGCDKTTPACLMAAATVNIPAIALSVGPMSSAWHRGRRVGSGVVVWEARQELATGAIGYDEFIKLVASAAPSTGYCNTMGTATTMSSLTETLGMALPGSAAIPATHRDRQECAYHTGRRIVEMVAADRKPSDILTRASFLNAIRVNSAIGGSTNAPIHLLALARHVGVELNLVDWEKYGRDIPLLVNMQPAGEYLGEDFHRAGGVGAVIGELLRQGLLEDGAGTVDGRSIGEIYRDARIADEAVIRPFERPLKLAAGLSVLSGNLFDSAVMKTSVISPEFRERYLSNPDDPQAFEGAAVVFDGPEDYHARIDDPALAIGERSILVMRGVGPLGYPGSAEVVNMRPPRYLIEAGVHSMPCIGDGRQSGTSGSPSILNATPEAAAGGGLAVLRTGDRVRVDLNRREVNVLISAAELEERRAALAAAGGYRSPVNQTPWQEIHRATVGQLGTGGIIERAVDYQRIAQTFGVPRHNH, from the coding sequence ATGAGTACGGTGCGGAAATTGCGCTCGCGGGCGTGGTTCGACGATCCCACCAATCCGGACATGACGGCGCTCTATCTAGAGCGATACATGAACTACGGGTTGTCGCTCGAGGAGCTGCAGTCGGGCATGCCGATCATCGGCATCGCGCAGACCGGCTCGGACCTGAGCCCCTGCAATCGCCATCACCTGGTGCTCGCCGAACGCCTGCGCGACGGCATCCGTGCCGCGGGCGGCATTCCGCTGCAGTTCCCGGTTCATCCCATCCAGGAAACGGGCAAGCGGCCGACAGCTGCGCTCGACCGAAACCTCGCCTATCTCGGACTGGTCGAAGTGCTGTTCGGCTATCCACTGGATGGGGTGGTGCTGACCATTGGCTGCGACAAGACGACGCCGGCCTGTCTCATGGCGGCGGCCACGGTGAACATTCCCGCCATCGCGTTGTCGGTGGGGCCGATGTCGAGCGCATGGCATCGCGGCCGGCGCGTCGGTTCGGGCGTGGTCGTGTGGGAGGCGCGACAGGAGCTTGCCACGGGCGCGATCGGGTATGACGAGTTCATCAAGCTGGTGGCCTCGGCCGCCCCGTCGACGGGTTACTGCAACACGATGGGCACCGCCACGACGATGAGCTCGCTCACCGAAACGCTCGGCATGGCGCTGCCGGGCTCCGCCGCGATTCCCGCCACCCATCGCGACCGTCAGGAATGCGCGTATCACACCGGCCGTCGCATCGTGGAGATGGTGGCGGCCGATCGCAAACCTTCGGACATCCTGACGCGTGCGTCATTCCTCAATGCGATTCGCGTCAATTCGGCCATCGGCGGCTCGACCAACGCCCCTATCCACCTGCTGGCGCTGGCGCGCCACGTGGGCGTCGAGCTGAATCTCGTCGACTGGGAGAAGTACGGGCGCGACATTCCGCTGCTGGTGAACATGCAGCCGGCCGGGGAGTACCTCGGCGAGGATTTCCATCGCGCGGGCGGAGTCGGCGCCGTCATCGGCGAGCTCCTGCGGCAGGGCTTGCTGGAAGACGGAGCGGGCACGGTCGATGGCCGCTCCATCGGCGAAATCTACCGCGATGCGCGCATCGCAGACGAAGCGGTGATCCGCCCGTTCGAACGTCCGCTGAAACTCGCCGCTGGCCTGTCCGTGCTCAGCGGCAATCTGTTTGATTCGGCGGTGATGAAGACCAGCGTCATCTCGCCGGAATTCCGCGAGCGCTATCTATCCAACCCCGACGATCCCCAGGCCTTCGAAGGCGCGGCGGTGGTGTTCGACGGTCCGGAGGATTACCACGCGCGCATCGACGATCCGGCGCTGGCCATCGGCGAGCGATCCATCCTCGTGATGCGGGGTGTCGGGCCGCTGGGTTACCCCGGCTCGGCCGAGGTCGTGAACATGCGTCCGCCGCGTTATCTCATCGAAGCCGGTGTTCACTCCATGCCCTGCATCGGCGACGGCCGGCAATCCGGCACCTCGGGCTCACCTTCCATTCTGAACGCGACGCCCGAAGCCGCGGCCGGAGGCGGGCTCGCCGTGCTTCGCACCGGCGATCGTGTGCGAGTGGATCTCAATCGCCGCGAGGTGAACGTGTTGATCAGTGCCGCAGAGCTCGAGGAGCGGCGTGCCGCGCTCGCGGCGGCTGGCGGGTATCGCTCGCCGGTCAATCAGACGCCGTGGCAGGAGATCCATCGCGCGACCGTGGGGCAGCTGGGCACCGGCGGCATCATCGAGCGCGCCGTCGACTATCAACGCATCGCGCAGACCTTCGGCGTGCCGCGCCACAATCATTGA
- a CDS encoding FadR/GntR family transcriptional regulator, with amino-acid sequence MAVRSKPAAGSAPNNPTRLLRIHGKVARELGTAIVSGRYRPGDILHGEIDASDRLKVSRTAYREAIRILAAKGLVGSRPKVGTRVNPEAEWHLLDPDVLGWMFDVNPNESFLESLFELRKIIEPEAAALAAKRRTDKHLAAMADGLRGMATHTLYTEAGRNADRDFHAALLSASANAFLISLTSGVSAAISWTTVFKQRAMPKQRDPVPDHERVYDAISAGDANAARKAMADLVDMAFLDASKAHKPKRRRAGRS; translated from the coding sequence ATGGCTGTTCGATCGAAGCCGGCGGCAGGCTCGGCCCCTAACAACCCGACACGCCTGCTGCGTATTCACGGCAAGGTCGCGCGGGAGCTGGGCACGGCGATCGTTTCCGGGCGTTATCGCCCCGGCGACATTCTCCACGGCGAGATCGACGCCAGCGACCGGCTCAAGGTGTCGCGCACCGCGTATCGCGAAGCGATCCGCATCCTCGCCGCCAAAGGGCTGGTGGGATCGCGTCCCAAGGTGGGCACACGCGTCAACCCCGAAGCGGAATGGCACCTGCTCGATCCCGATGTGCTGGGCTGGATGTTCGACGTCAATCCCAACGAATCCTTCCTCGAAAGCCTGTTCGAGTTGCGCAAGATCATCGAGCCGGAAGCGGCGGCGCTGGCGGCGAAGCGGCGCACGGACAAACACCTGGCGGCGATGGCGGACGGTCTGCGCGGCATGGCCACGCACACGCTGTACACGGAAGCCGGCCGCAACGCCGACCGCGATTTTCATGCTGCGCTGCTCAGCGCTTCCGCAAATGCTTTCCTGATCTCGCTGACCAGCGGCGTCAGCGCGGCCATTTCGTGGACCACGGTTTTCAAACAGCGTGCGATGCCGAAGCAGCGCGACCCGGTGCCGGATCACGAACGTGTGTATGACGCCATTTCCGCTGGCGATGCCAATGCCGCACGCAAGGCGATGGCCGACCTCGTGGACATGGCCTTCCTCGACGCCAGCAAGGCGCACAAACCGAAGCGGCGGCGCGCAGGCCGCAGCTAG
- a CDS encoding fibronectin type III domain-containing protein — protein sequence MTAAARQIFVSVAAAFIAVVIPRFAAAATPAEAGFTNAQPLNVIIDPAGAGRRFDGIGATSGGGATSRLLFDYPEPQRSRILDLLFKPRVGASLQTLKVEIGSDGNSTEGAEPSHKRSADDANYERGYEWWMMKEARKRNPRITLIALAWNYPAWVEKTDSQAAANYLVSFVTGAKAAHGLTIDYLGLWNETPMPRDFTKILRASLDAKGLKTRIISDDSVNSWDIVDAMSADRALRDVVDVIATHYPRFQSTAKARELSAEWNKPLWSSEDGPWGDEWGIAGQQSPPLAELLNRNYILGRMTSTNVWNLVTAYYDIFELPNAGLLRAKSPWSGNYQVTSPLWIVAHTTQFAQPGWKYLDAASALIPGGGSYVTLHSGRDFSTVVETLAATQSHEATFELRGKLKKTVYVWRTTADRPFARIATIPVKGNRFTVTLEPNSVYTLTSTRGQTSHAAVNPIVDDPFPLPYSESFENMQPGRSSAPYLFEANGAFEVNECVGGRSGHCLEQVAPRAPIGWTFYASWPQSGTLATWGDARWNHYRVAADVHVEGADYAALFGRVTSASSAGDIVGYQMRVYGTGRWELRSGSSERILTSGDSGPPTQAWRRAEFIMDGHTLRGRIDGRQLFEITDEEHLNGLAGIGSSWNPVSFDNLEVTPVDARRPVIDAEFLRSRPVALPAAPELLVPVALSHTVKLTWKTVPGATGYRVSIGRQKDNFDKTESVGAVNSFTFRTLTNGVEYYFAVSAVNALGEGSPSTQYAVPTEGP from the coding sequence ATGACAGCAGCAGCCAGGCAGATTTTCGTGTCGGTCGCAGCGGCGTTTATTGCCGTCGTGATCCCGCGGTTCGCCGCGGCCGCCACACCCGCCGAAGCCGGGTTCACGAATGCGCAGCCGCTGAACGTCATCATCGATCCCGCCGGAGCGGGCCGGCGCTTCGACGGCATCGGCGCGACCAGCGGCGGCGGCGCGACTTCGCGCCTGCTGTTCGACTACCCCGAGCCGCAACGCAGCCGGATCCTGGATCTGCTCTTCAAGCCGCGCGTCGGCGCTTCGCTGCAGACCTTGAAAGTCGAGATCGGCAGCGACGGCAACTCCACCGAAGGCGCCGAGCCCTCGCACAAGCGCAGCGCCGACGACGCCAACTACGAGCGCGGCTACGAGTGGTGGATGATGAAAGAGGCCAGGAAACGCAATCCGCGCATCACACTCATCGCCCTCGCCTGGAACTACCCCGCATGGGTGGAAAAGACCGATTCGCAGGCGGCCGCCAACTACCTGGTGAGCTTCGTCACTGGGGCGAAGGCTGCGCACGGCCTGACTATCGACTACCTGGGCCTGTGGAACGAGACGCCCATGCCGCGCGACTTCACCAAGATCCTGCGGGCGAGTCTCGACGCAAAAGGGTTGAAGACGCGGATCATTTCCGACGACTCGGTCAATTCCTGGGACATCGTCGATGCGATGTCCGCCGACCGCGCCCTGCGCGACGTGGTGGACGTGATTGCCACCCACTATCCGCGCTTTCAGAGCACCGCGAAGGCACGGGAGTTGTCCGCCGAGTGGAACAAACCTTTGTGGTCCAGCGAAGACGGCCCGTGGGGCGATGAATGGGGCATTGCGGGACAGCAGTCACCGCCGCTCGCCGAATTGCTGAACCGGAACTACATCCTCGGGCGCATGACCTCGACCAACGTGTGGAATCTGGTCACGGCCTATTACGATATCTTCGAGTTGCCGAACGCAGGCCTGTTGCGCGCCAAGTCTCCGTGGTCCGGCAACTACCAAGTCACATCGCCGCTGTGGATCGTTGCGCACACCACGCAATTCGCACAGCCGGGCTGGAAATATCTCGATGCGGCGTCCGCCCTCATTCCAGGCGGCGGCAGCTACGTGACGCTGCACTCCGGCCGCGATTTCAGCACCGTCGTGGAAACGCTGGCGGCGACGCAAAGTCACGAAGCGACATTCGAATTGCGCGGCAAGCTGAAGAAGACCGTTTACGTGTGGCGCACGACCGCCGATCGTCCCTTCGCGCGCATCGCGACCATTCCGGTGAAAGGCAACCGCTTCACCGTCACGCTGGAGCCGAACAGCGTCTACACGCTTACGAGCACGCGCGGCCAGACGAGCCACGCGGCGGTGAATCCCATCGTGGACGATCCGTTCCCGCTCCCCTACTCCGAGAGCTTCGAGAACATGCAGCCGGGCCGCTCCTCCGCTCCCTATCTATTCGAGGCCAATGGCGCGTTCGAAGTCAACGAATGCGTGGGCGGCCGGTCCGGACATTGTCTCGAACAGGTCGCCCCTCGTGCGCCGATCGGCTGGACGTTTTATGCCAGCTGGCCCCAGTCGGGAACGCTGGCCACCTGGGGCGACGCCCGGTGGAATCACTACCGGGTGGCGGCGGATGTACACGTCGAAGGCGCTGACTACGCGGCGCTCTTCGGACGAGTTACGTCGGCTTCCTCGGCGGGCGATATCGTCGGCTATCAAATGCGCGTCTATGGCACCGGCCGATGGGAACTGCGTTCGGGCAGCTCCGAGCGAATCCTCACTTCCGGAGACAGCGGGCCGCCCACCCAGGCGTGGAGACGCGCCGAGTTCATCATGGATGGGCACACGCTGCGCGGGCGAATCGACGGCCGCCAGCTGTTCGAAATCACCGACGAGGAGCACCTCAACGGCCTCGCGGGCATCGGTTCCAGCTGGAACCCCGTGAGTTTCGACAATCTCGAAGTAACGCCGGTCGACGCGCGGCGGCCAGTAATCGACGCCGAGTTCCTGCGGTCGCGCCCGGTGGCGCTGCCGGCCGCGCCGGAGCTGCTGGTGCCCGTGGCGTTGAGCCACACGGTGAAATTGACTTGGAAAACCGTGCCCGGCGCGACGGGATACCGGGTCAGCATCGGCCGGCAGAAGGACAACTTCGACAAGACGGAATCGGTGGGTGCGGTAAACAGCTTCACTTTCCGTACTTTGACCAATGGGGTGGAGTACTACTTCGCCGTGTCCGCCGTGAACGCACTCGGCGAGGGCAGCCCGTCTACCCAATACGCAGTGCCCACCGAGGGTCCGTGA
- a CDS encoding sugar MFS transporter, with the protein MPAVPNATHNLSGAAPAHYTPALRLLASLFFIWGFITVINNTLLPHLRSVFELDYTRTTLIESVWFIAYFVASIPSAKLIERVGYKRSMVIGLAVMAIGALGMIPAARIPSYGVTLAALFVIASGITLLQVAANPYVAVVGPPATAPARLNLVQAFNSLGTTLAPLFGGYLILGRSASGTAEADTALSSATRLADAQAVQLPYLIVAATLIVLAIVIARFRLPDMSAETRRFSVEQRKRHSLWRHRNLVFGVPAIFIYLIAEIGVANLFINFVSQPTIANVTHEQASHYLFLLWAGMMVGRFAGSFLMRTIPGERVLAWFAAGAFIIMLITSFASGQLAMWSLISVGLFHSIMFPTIFTLGIRGLGPLTEEGSGLLIMAIAGGALVIVQGWLADRFGLQLSFLLTAACELYVLFYALWGCRPAASGTESIEVDRRISE; encoded by the coding sequence ATGCCCGCAGTCCCCAACGCAACGCACAACTTGTCCGGCGCGGCACCGGCTCACTACACGCCGGCGCTCAGACTGCTGGCCAGCCTGTTCTTCATCTGGGGCTTCATCACCGTCATCAACAACACGTTGCTGCCGCATCTGCGCAGCGTGTTCGAGCTCGACTACACCAGGACGACGCTGATCGAATCAGTGTGGTTCATCGCCTACTTCGTCGCGTCGATTCCGTCGGCCAAACTCATCGAACGCGTGGGTTACAAACGCTCGATGGTGATCGGGCTTGCCGTCATGGCGATTGGCGCGCTCGGCATGATCCCCGCGGCACGTATTCCTTCGTACGGCGTGACGCTGGCGGCACTGTTCGTGATCGCGAGCGGCATCACGTTGCTGCAGGTGGCCGCGAATCCATACGTCGCCGTCGTGGGTCCGCCGGCGACCGCGCCGGCGCGGCTCAATCTCGTGCAGGCGTTCAACTCACTCGGCACGACCCTGGCGCCGCTTTTTGGCGGTTACCTGATCCTGGGACGCTCGGCTTCGGGCACGGCGGAGGCCGATACCGCCTTGAGTTCGGCCACGCGCCTCGCCGACGCGCAGGCCGTGCAATTGCCCTACCTGATCGTGGCCGCGACGCTGATCGTGCTCGCCATCGTCATCGCGCGGTTCCGCCTGCCCGACATGAGTGCCGAAACGCGCCGCTTCTCGGTCGAGCAGCGCAAACGCCACTCCTTGTGGCGGCACCGCAATCTGGTGTTCGGCGTTCCGGCAATCTTCATCTATCTGATCGCGGAGATCGGCGTCGCGAATCTCTTCATCAACTTCGTTTCGCAGCCGACCATCGCGAATGTCACTCACGAGCAGGCGTCTCACTACCTGTTCCTGTTGTGGGCCGGCATGATGGTGGGCCGCTTCGCCGGCAGCTTCCTCATGCGCACCATTCCCGGGGAGCGCGTGCTGGCATGGTTTGCCGCCGGCGCATTCATCATCATGCTGATCACTTCATTCGCCAGCGGCCAGCTGGCGATGTGGTCGCTGATCTCCGTCGGGCTCTTTCATTCGATCATGTTTCCCACGATTTTCACGCTGGGAATCCGCGGCCTCGGGCCGCTGACCGAAGAGGGCTCGGGGCTGCTGATCATGGCGATCGCCGGCGGAGCGCTCGTCATCGTGCAGGGCTGGCTTGCCGACCGATTCGGCCTCCAGCTCTCTTTTCTGCTGACCGCGGCATGCGAGCTCTACGTACTCTTTTATGCGCTGTGGGGTTGCCGTCCGGCCGCCTCCGGCACGGAATCCATCGAGGTCGATCGGCGGATCAGCGAATGA
- the araD1 gene encoding AraD1 family protein, whose product MTLSLIQYRGSDGKRGVAALRDGLPATVVPGAATTLELARRALLGKGTLAAVVQACGEGEALDLASVALLAPVNHVDPAHLLLTGTGLTHLGSAEGRDKMHRAMSDAAQQTDSMKMFLMGVEGGKTAGIGKGVQPEWFYKGDGSCLVAPGAPLLSPEFALDAGEEPEIAGIYLIDDDGTPVRLGFALANEFSDHVTERKNYLWLAHSKLRAAALGPELLLGELPGDIHGTSRILRDGEVLWEKPFVSGESNMSHSFANLEHHHFKYASFRRPGDVHIHFFGTSTLSFSDGVQTRDGDVFEIQARPFTLPVRNPIKRLPAPAVAVKVL is encoded by the coding sequence ATGACACTTTCCTTGATTCAATACCGGGGCTCCGATGGAAAACGCGGTGTCGCGGCGCTGCGCGACGGCCTGCCGGCAACCGTCGTTCCCGGCGCAGCCACCACGCTCGAGCTTGCGCGCCGTGCGCTGCTCGGGAAAGGCACGCTCGCGGCGGTCGTGCAGGCATGTGGAGAAGGGGAAGCGCTGGACCTCGCTTCTGTCGCGTTGCTTGCGCCCGTCAATCACGTCGATCCGGCCCATTTGTTGCTCACGGGGACGGGCCTCACGCATCTGGGCTCCGCGGAAGGACGCGACAAGATGCACCGCGCGATGTCGGACGCCGCGCAGCAGACCGACTCTATGAAGATGTTTCTCATGGGCGTCGAAGGCGGCAAGACCGCCGGCATCGGCAAGGGAGTGCAGCCCGAATGGTTTTACAAAGGAGATGGCTCTTGTTTGGTCGCGCCGGGTGCGCCGCTGCTGTCGCCCGAGTTCGCGCTGGATGCGGGCGAAGAACCTGAAATTGCGGGCATCTATCTGATCGACGACGATGGCACGCCCGTTCGGCTCGGCTTTGCGCTCGCGAACGAGTTCTCCGACCACGTGACCGAGCGGAAAAACTACCTGTGGCTCGCGCATTCGAAGCTGCGCGCCGCTGCGCTCGGACCCGAGCTGCTGCTCGGCGAGCTGCCCGGTGACATCCACGGCACCAGCCGCATCCTTCGTGATGGCGAGGTGCTCTGGGAAAAGCCTTTCGTTTCGGGCGAGTCGAACATGTCTCACAGCTTCGCCAATCTCGAGCATCATCATTTCAAGTACGCATCGTTCCGGCGTCCCGGCGACGTTCACATACATTTCTTCGGCACTTCCACGTTGTCGTTCAGCGATGGCGTGCAGACCCGGGACGGCGATGTCTTCGAGATTCAGGCCAGGCCTTTCACGCTGCCCGTGCGTAATCCGATCAAGCGGCTGCCGGCACCGGCGGTCGCGGTCAAGGTGCTCTAA